In the Gloeocapsa sp. PCC 73106 genome, one interval contains:
- a CDS encoding pentapeptide repeat-containing protein — protein sequence MKQLIRDRPRWLNRLIVLAVPIVTIFWIFRFEIPYPFLVGALLLAQAQIIRSVWPGLLPFIWRNLAQTKIQLIILAVSITLLLFWSTGIFQEIVEARDAPENEFGSWGEWLNLLVGTIVAVVNTIIAWQLYRVTRVLTVNTVVGEFLNKAMELAAPDGKVIDFTPMTCLLVTQKLAVVLNSPEGINSEDLAMIFKRLDGIYGLSVIKYKAAAQQIDVDEAGLPVRVPHLDPRFEEYPTETPRVVRLVRLDLIAYLLAGRSMARQSLSGVDLSWTEWTRFNFSGTDLRGALFHFTVLKGCNFTEANLLGTKFWLSRSYVEKTYHEEIEGKAKIYECNFTDCTIDLLAFNFLFQNSDDVTKTSLASATIIDETGNELIATKVLANLNGKQG from the coding sequence ATGAAGCAACTCATTCGAGATAGACCTCGATGGCTCAATCGTTTGATAGTTCTGGCTGTACCCATAGTCACAATTTTCTGGATCTTCCGTTTCGAAATTCCTTATCCCTTCTTGGTAGGAGCACTACTCTTAGCACAAGCCCAAATCATTCGCAGTGTTTGGCCAGGTTTATTACCTTTTATTTGGCGCAACCTCGCTCAAACCAAAATACAGCTTATTATCTTGGCTGTATCGATAACCCTGCTTTTGTTCTGGTCAACGGGTATCTTCCAGGAGATCGTCGAAGCTAGAGACGCTCCAGAAAACGAGTTTGGTTCTTGGGGAGAGTGGCTCAATCTTTTAGTGGGAACTATTGTAGCGGTGGTTAACACGATTATCGCCTGGCAACTCTATCGAGTCACTCGGGTATTAACTGTTAATACCGTGGTGGGAGAGTTCTTAAACAAAGCGATGGAATTGGCTGCTCCCGACGGCAAAGTTATCGACTTCACTCCCATGACTTGTCTCTTGGTTACCCAGAAACTGGCTGTCGTGCTCAACTCTCCCGAAGGGATTAACTCAGAAGATCTGGCGATGATCTTCAAGCGATTAGACGGTATATACGGTTTAAGCGTTATTAAATATAAAGCAGCAGCGCAACAGATTGATGTTGACGAAGCGGGGCTTCCTGTGCGAGTTCCTCATCTGGATCCACGCTTTGAGGAATATCCCACAGAAACTCCCAGAGTAGTCCGTCTGGTGCGTCTTGATTTGATCGCTTATCTTTTGGCGGGACGTAGCATGGCAAGACAATCTCTTAGTGGCGTAGATCTAAGCTGGACCGAGTGGACTAGATTCAACTTTTCAGGAACAGATCTTAGGGGTGCGTTATTTCACTTTACTGTTCTTAAAGGGTGTAACTTTACCGAGGCAAATCTTCTCGGAACTAAATTTTGGCTGTCACGGTCTTATGTAGAGAAAACTTATCACGAAGAAATAGAAGGTAAAGCCAAAATCTATGAGTGTAACTTTACCGATTGCACCATCGATTTATTGGCGTTTAACTTCTTATTTCAAAATAGCGATGATGTGACTAAGACTTCACTCGCTTCAGCAACAATCATTGACGAAACTGGCAACGAATTAATCGCTACTAAAGTTCTGGCTAATCTCAACGGTAAGCAAGGCTAG
- a CDS encoding DUF4079 domain-containing protein yields the protein MNWEIPQGIKTWSQFGHPILMWVLLGMAVYALYSGIQIKRTRKATPEERKELIQKKFNVKHHQVGSILLAMMVLGTIGGMAVTYINNGKLFVGPHLLVGLGMTGMIAVSASLVPFMQKGNELARYSHIALNLSLLGLFSWQAVSGMQIVQKIVSKL from the coding sequence ATGAATTGGGAGATACCCCAAGGAATTAAAACTTGGTCACAATTTGGCCATCCGATTTTGATGTGGGTTTTACTGGGTATGGCTGTATACGCTCTTTATTCGGGGATACAAATCAAACGCACGCGTAAAGCCACTCCAGAAGAAAGAAAAGAACTGATTCAGAAAAAATTCAACGTCAAGCATCATCAAGTTGGTTCAATTTTACTAGCGATGATGGTGTTGGGTACGATTGGTGGGATGGCGGTAACTTATATTAACAATGGGAAACTCTTTGTCGGTCCTCATCTGTTAGTAGGTTTGGGGATGACGGGAATGATCGCGGTTTCTGCTTCCTTGGTTCCCTTTATGCAAAAAGGTAACGAGTTAGCTCGCTATAGTCATATTGCTCTAAATTTATCTCTTTTGGGTTTATTTAGCTGGCAAGCAGTGAGTGGAATGCAGATCGTGCAAAAAATTGTCAGCAAACTGTAA
- a CDS encoding TIGR02587 family membrane protein, with protein MSSHTRRIPPHSARKAWKNEIRDLIRGASGGFLFGIPLLYTMEVWWIGSFAEPSHMLVSLLTNFVVVFLLIRTEGFRRTVNGNLLDALMDTVETWAIGAICTALVLFLLREITLTTSINEAVGKIVFESAPFSLGVALANSILSGDRNQATNEQNHSSPQFKTSEINATLADIGATLIGALFIAFTIAPTEEVPMLASAMTPPWLLATIAATLLISYGIVFVSGLTNQAKRRQQEGLFQHPITETVIAYLISTMAAALMLWFFHQLSPEDPWTVWLSHAIVLGLPATIGGAAGRIVV; from the coding sequence ATGAGTAGCCATACTAGGCGCATACCACCTCATTCAGCTCGAAAAGCTTGGAAAAACGAAATTAGGGACTTGATCCGAGGGGCATCAGGTGGTTTTTTGTTTGGGATTCCCTTACTATACACAATGGAAGTTTGGTGGATTGGTTCTTTCGCAGAACCTTCACATATGCTTGTATCGTTACTTACTAACTTTGTCGTTGTCTTCTTACTCATTCGGACTGAAGGGTTTCGAAGAACGGTCAATGGGAATTTGCTTGATGCCTTGATGGACACTGTTGAAACTTGGGCAATTGGAGCGATATGCACGGCCTTAGTTTTATTTTTATTGCGCGAGATTACTCTGACGACCTCAATCAATGAAGCAGTGGGAAAAATTGTTTTTGAAAGTGCCCCATTTTCTTTAGGTGTAGCGCTTGCCAATTCCATTTTAAGCGGCGATCGCAACCAAGCCACTAACGAACAAAACCATTCATCTCCTCAGTTTAAAACCTCAGAAATTAACGCAACCCTGGCAGACATTGGAGCAACCCTGATTGGCGCTCTTTTTATCGCGTTTACTATTGCCCCCACTGAAGAAGTTCCCATGTTGGCTTCAGCGATGACCCCTCCCTGGCTTTTAGCAACAATAGCTGCTACTCTATTAATTTCCTACGGGATTGTTTTTGTGTCTGGTTTAACTAATCAAGCTAAGCGTCGCCAGCAAGAAGGTCTATTTCAGCACCCCATCACTGAAACTGTGATAGCTTATTTAATTTCAACAATGGCTGCGGCATTAATGCTCTGGTTTTTTCATCAACTCAGTCCTGAAGATCCGTGGACAGTTTGGTTAAGCCATGCTATCGTACTTGGACTGCCAGCCACAATCGGGGGTGCAGCAGGACGGATAGTGGTATGA
- a CDS encoding TIGR02588 family protein: MSQPEPRRKRALAEWVTFSISSLILASIIGLVVYSWLKVGEHPPVLTIERSGNVRQVEGNFYVTFTLTNKGGETADSVQVTAELRINGEVKESGEQHIDFLAGGEAEEGVFLFSLNPENGELILRVASYQKP; the protein is encoded by the coding sequence ATGAGTCAACCCGAGCCAAGACGGAAGCGAGCGCTTGCTGAATGGGTAACCTTTAGCATCTCATCGCTCATTCTAGCTAGTATTATTGGGCTAGTGGTTTATAGTTGGCTGAAAGTAGGAGAGCATCCCCCGGTTTTAACAATCGAGCGTAGTGGCAATGTACGTCAAGTAGAGGGAAATTTCTACGTAACCTTTACCCTAACTAACAAGGGTGGAGAAACTGCGGATTCCGTTCAAGTAACTGCTGAGCTACGCATCAATGGAGAAGTGAAAGAAAGTGGCGAACAACACATTGATTTCTTGGCTGGAGGAGAAGCAGAGGAAGGAGTGTTTTTGTTTAGCCTCAATCCCGAGAATGGCGAATTAATCTTGCGCGTTGCTAGCTATCAAAAACCTTAA
- a CDS encoding Uma2 family endonuclease, translated as MTQTLPQLVTFEQFIEWYPSNGVRYELHKGVIVEMPPPTGEHENVVGFLAAQITFQFLQMGLPFRIPKTAFVKIQSNNSTYSPDILLLNHDNLVNEPLWSKQSTVIQAASIPLAIEVVSTNWRDDYYDKFRDYEEMGIPEYWIVDYAAIGGKRFTGNPKQQTITICELLDGDYQMTVFRGNNLIASPLFPQINLTAQQIFDSAF; from the coding sequence ATGACTCAAACCCTACCCCAGTTAGTAACCTTTGAACAATTTATCGAGTGGTACCCATCAAACGGGGTACGATACGAACTACATAAAGGAGTTATTGTAGAAATGCCACCCCCAACTGGTGAACACGAAAATGTAGTTGGATTTTTGGCGGCACAGATAACCTTTCAGTTCTTGCAAATGGGACTTCCGTTTCGCATCCCCAAAACTGCCTTTGTCAAAATTCAAAGCAATAACTCAACCTATTCACCCGACATTTTGCTATTAAATCATGACAATCTCGTGAATGAACCTCTGTGGAGCAAGCAATCTACTGTTATTCAAGCTGCATCTATCCCACTAGCTATTGAAGTAGTTAGCACCAACTGGCGAGACGACTACTACGACAAGTTCAGGGACTACGAAGAAATGGGGATTCCTGAGTATTGGATTGTAGACTATGCTGCGATCGGTGGCAAAAGATTTACTGGTAATCCTAAACAACAAACCATTACAATTTGCGAATTGCTTGATGGAGATTATCAAATGACTGTATTTAGGGGAAATAATTTAATTGCATCGCCTTTATTCCCCCAAATAAACTTGACAGCACAACAAATTTTTGATTCTGCTTTCTAA